The following is a genomic window from Paenibacillus sp. FSL R5-0766.
TGAAGGCGCGATTCAGCTTCAGCCGTATGAAGCAAGGGTATATCGTAAGCAACGGTGACACGGAGGCTAGCGTAATTTTGCGTTGGTAAAGAGCTATGATTTATAATAAATAGTGGTTTTCAAAATAATCAAAACATATGTCGGGAGGAATCCAAGTTGTTGAATATTACGTTCCACGGTCACTCCAGTGTTCAGCTGGGCACAGAAGAAAAGTCTCTGATCATTGATCCCTTCCTGCGTGGCAACGAGCTTGCCGTCACGAAGCCTGAAGATATTAAGACCGATGTTGTGTTGCTGACACATGCACATATGGATCACATCCTCGATGCTGAACCTATTGCCAAAGCAAATAACGCCAAAGTTGTGGCTATTGTGGAATTGGCTACATATATGTCCTGGAAAGGTCTGGATACACTCGGCATGAACATGGGCGGAACGGTAGATCTTGATTTTGCTCAAGCCAAAATGATTCAGGCGTTCCATACTTCCGGGATTGTGCTGGAAGAAGAACAACGGATCATGTATGCAGGGTTGCCTGCTGGATATATCATTAATATTGGTGGTAAAACGATTTTGCATGCCGGAGACACAAGTCTCTTCGGGGATATGAAAATGATCGGTGATCGTCATGATATTGATGTAGCCTTCTTGCCGATTGGTGGACATTTCACCATGGGACCTGAGGATGCGCTGCAAGCGGCCGAATGGTTTAATGCCAAACTGACGATTCCGGTCCATTATGATACATTCCCGGTGATTCGTCAGGATGCGGAACACTTCGTGCAACAACTAGCTGCAAGAGGGTTGGAAGGACGTGTGCTGACCCCGGGAGAATCTATTACCCTGTGATGCACATTTAACCCCTGTTCAATAAATAATGAATTTATGGATAAAGACGAATATCACGTCAAGATAACTGACGTGATATTCGTCTTTTTTCGGTTCCAGGTTCAATTTCCACCGATAGAGTTGGTACAAATGACAAAAACATTGAAATTCCATTGTTGAACTCCCTTTTAGAATGATATAAAAAGTTACACGGAAACCAAACGGAAATCCGAATTGACCGCAAACAGGGGGAGCGTTCATGTCATTTATGAAATCATTATTTTTTCAAATTATTGTAGCGGTAATCATCGGGATTGGCGTAGGCATCCTGTGGCCGGATCTGGGTAGCTTGCTGCAACCGCTCGGAACAGGTTTCATCAAATTAATCAAGATGATCATCGCACCACTGATTTTCATGGTGATTGTGACAGGTATTGCCAAGATCGGTGATCTGAAGTCAGTGGGTCGCATCGGACTGAAAGCCATCGTGTGGTTCGAGATTGCAACTACAGTGGCGCTGGTACTTGGATTGGGAACAGCCAATCTGCTTCGCCCAGGTGCCGGAATGAACGTGGACCCTTCAACCATAGATGCAAGCGGCATTGAAGCGAAAACCAATGGTTCCGAGTTACCGCATACGGTAGACTTTATCATGAATATTATTCCGACAAGTGTTGTGGATGCCTTTGCAC
Proteins encoded in this region:
- a CDS encoding metal-dependent hydrolase, translated to MLNITFHGHSSVQLGTEEKSLIIDPFLRGNELAVTKPEDIKTDVVLLTHAHMDHILDAEPIAKANNAKVVAIVELATYMSWKGLDTLGMNMGGTVDLDFAQAKMIQAFHTSGIVLEEEQRIMYAGLPAGYIINIGGKTILHAGDTSLFGDMKMIGDRHDIDVAFLPIGGHFTMGPEDALQAAEWFNAKLTIPVHYDTFPVIRQDAEHFVQQLAARGLEGRVLTPGESITL